TTGTCTCAAGAAGCCATAATTTATAAGAAATACAAAAAAGAGTGAGGTTTCCATCAAAACAAGGTCAGTTCTAGCCTTAGTTCTTTGGCAGGTAAGTGAAATTTAATAATAGCCCTGTACTATTTACCCATGAGCTTTACTGGTCTTATATTGATGCAACGATTTTGAACTAGTGGGCCTGGTGTCCACTTGGTGAGGTAGATGCCCATCCATCTGCTGAATGCCTTTCGatttgctttaaatttatttatgtcTCAATTTGCCATTCAGCTTTAGCAAAATCATATTGAAGCATTAAGACTGTGCGTTGCATGTCAGTGATAATGTGATTTATTTTGATTTCTGGTTCACCATAATGTCCCTTTAAGGCTAAGGTCAAATTTGCTGTTAGAGGGACTTCCTCTGATGGGACCACATGGGATGGGATCTTGGCAACAAAGGGCTCTTTAATTAACACAGTTTTGAGTCCAAGAGCTGGTAGTTCAAGTGTTATATCTTTAATGAAGGAGTAAGGGTTCTTTTTTGTGGAAGGGTCAAGTCCTTGAATAGTGAGAGAATCTGATGTCACACGTATGGCAATGCAGCGTTTCAACTTGAATGAAGGAATTTCAAAACCCAGTCGCTTCATTAATCCTGCAATCAGACTATCAATCCTAGCATGAACTTCCATAGCACACTTTCTGCTCAGTGGTGTTTTTTGAAGATTAACAATCACAACCTTTGCACCCCTCTTGATCATTTCCCCAGGTATGTCAGCTGCAGGGTAAACTCTTAGGCTTGACCCCAAAACAATGCAGAGGTCAGCCAGCCTTGCCCTTTCACATGCCTTATCTAGCTCATCTTGTGGAAGATCTTCATTAAAATTGATAATGGAATCTACTAAAGGTCCCCCACACTGCTGATCATCACAACGGCGTCCTGTGAGGTGATCGTGGACTTTACGAGAAGAGCGAGTTCTGAAATCCCtcatgtactttattccacatTTTAGGCACTTTTCCATGTTAGTATTCCCATGAAGCTCAGCCAAGAAATCTGGATCTAACCCAGACCTCCGGTGCAGGCCATCCGTGTTCTGGCTAACAACAAATTTAACCAGGCCTTCCTCTTGTAGCTTAACAATGGCCATGTGGGATAGTGATGGGAAAGCTTGGAGAACAGACTGAATCTTCTTCTTCTGGGATGGCAACTGAACTCCTTTGGCCTTACGTTCCCAGATTCCTGGTCCAGTGGGCAGCACAGTATTAACTCCACTTCGAAAATCTGGGATTCCTGTGCTTGTGCTTACCCCTGCTCCTGTGAACATGATGCAGTAATGACTTTCTCTGATCCACTCAGCCAGTTGCTTAATTTTTTCACCCAAAACTTCCTCTGAATCGAAATACTCTTTCTTTTCAAATTCACTGGAAATATTGAAATTTGGTGCAGGATTAGGTTTGGAGCCTGCAGCTTGAGAAGGCTTGCATGGTTTTTCTTTTGACTTGAGCTCAGGTTTAGCATCCTTGGCTGATGGCACCTTGCCCTTTTTCCCACTTGCATTTTTGTAATCTTCTTGAACTGCCCTTTGAGCCTTCTGAGCTTTGGTGAATAACCCCTCTATGGTTGATCTTGATGGAGATTTCTTTGAATTTAAGTTTGATGCCATGACTCACACTTTTAAGTcttctaaaaaaagaaagaaaagaaagggcCCAATATTTCTTAGCATTATTAGAGTCATGAAGCCAACAaattatttatgaaagaaaaccaaagaTATTTTGTAGATGAATAGGTGTTGATAAAGTTAGCCAAGTCTTCAATTTTCAACATTtaaccaatcaatcaataacaattattatcaaTAACTTTATCAATGTGTCATTGGTTTTAGCTTGTCAGAAACTAATTGGAGACACCTATCTAAAAACTTAATAAAACCCTTTAATTATTCCCACCAAGGTTGTGCTCTAAGAAATGTTTTAGGGAGCCCAAAGCtctgaaattttgaaatctagGGTGCTCAGCAGCTAATGTTTGTACACATGTAAGATTTCCTTGTCTCCCGAAGACAAACGTTAGTTGCCAGGGGCCACAAGGCGCTGCTAGGGCACAGCCCTGCCCAACCACCCTCTTTCCCAAGTATTTGTATTTTCCTTATTTATACATTCCTGTCCCTATTACCTCAACAGCCTTCGTCTATTTCCCTCCCACTTGTGCATAACCAAAATTCCTAAAATGTTTCCCAAAAAATATGCACCGCTAAAATGTACTCCTAAAAATGTAAGTAAATCTATCTTAAGTTGTTACATAAATAGCAATCCCTAATAATTATGACGTTGTGTTGCGATATCTGCTTGATTTTTAAAAGCGTTAACTGATCTTTGACCAGATAAAAGGCCCCATAAACCTCAAGCTGTGCTTCCCATACattattgttttaaatctaggtaaaatgatttgatttgcattaatttgttgatttcagtttacagttttCCTGTTATTGCTCCAGTGCTAAAATAAAGGAAGGACCTTAGCAGGGTcttcaactgaaaaaaattatcaatgACTATATGATCACTGAGTTATGGGCATTGAATACAGTTTGGGGTGGTATATTGCGAACACCAGTGATTTCATCTTCAAAGACTGGGTGATGCAGGATTCGAGATTCCGGTTCTAGATTCTGACTTTTAGTGCTGCCCATTCAGCAATGCTGAACCACATTTGATTTATTTCctatcctaaccctaaccctaactctgaACACCTTAAATGTGATTTATAATCAAGGCCTAAAAAGAATGATTTTGGATAATCAGTTGCTTGTTGCAGCACCACCAAAAAAAGACCACCATGGAAGACCATAATGAAAGACCATCATGAAAGACCATTCACTCTAAGATTTGCTGTCACCAAAATGGACAAGAATATTAAGGAAAAAAAGGCATGAATTCCAGCTTCCCCAGATAAAAACTGCAAGATACAAAAACTcgtttaattgattgattgattgattgattgattgatcagttTATTTACCCCTCTTGCAGCTACAGCTGAATTACAAGggcctttttaaacttgtgattATATACCGTGATGTTTGATTGTCCCTTTTTATATCTTTTTACATCTGATTGTagattttaaattgtttttattattattcaagatTTCGATTATAAAGATTCACGTCTGTTAAGTCTGATTTTCCAATAAAGACTATTTAATACTTATTTAACAGGAAATATTAAGAGTGCAGTTGGATGGCCATGTCAACTGATATTCAAACGTTTAACATTGAACTCTTTTAACATCTTTGCCACTCAACAAATTTTCATTCTTAGTCTTAGATTTATGGAAATGTCGAATAACTTTATTCTTGATATTTCGTGTTCAAAGGAATGATTGTCAAATAGTCTATACATTAGAGTAAACTTCACCCAAATTATTACTAAAAGCGCCATCTTTTCAAGAGAGACGCATGTGACAAGACACGCTATTGACACAAAGGTAAAGGACCTTCCAGCATTTACAGATGTCTCTTCTTGACAAGTGGGAAAGAATACTTACCTTGGTGGAAAAACCGACTTGTTGCTAACCTGTCGATTGATGGACACACGGAAAGACTGGGACGAGTATATCACTGGGTTGCCATCAGTAGCAATCCAGTAAAAATCTTGCGtcgcatttttcctttttttcttttttttttccctctgccggaaatcggaaaagttgcACAATAGGGTCTTCCCTGTCATTCCCCTGCTAAATCTTTTCTTTGTGCCTCGAGTCTTCTGCGCCtatctttggtaggtttcagggggtagtagaaatgcgtagattttatccggtggacacagcaGAATATttaaggggtggcgaatggtaaatgcgagacggcgagaccagcgtttttctttgcgagcccgagacattttgactttttagattgcgagaccgagacttcaaagtgtttgacaccttcatgtaaaaaacgagactgcaagacgcacataaccgctcaaaaaacgagactgcgagaccggtgaaattcgactaaaattttgcgtgacccagagtttttgaagaaccattcgccaccccttatttaaagtggtactatgacgaaaattgcatctttcctatctaagccattttaaaacatgaacaagtagtctgcgtgagaaaaaaaggctgtttacttttttcaaatatctcttttcgttccagagatattcgagtttttaaaatatgcaaattagtcaagtgatgacgtcatacactcaaccaaattttcttcaaatatgatgaaaagagatatctcaacCAATTTGTATCAgtaatgtttgattttttgcagtaagattatactaaatgttctccacaataagagcttaacagttctgttaccatggcatcatactgggttccagacctcccccatattaaaagcttttctggccacctttggcgttccattttgatatttgctaacagcacttcatatgcatgatccagcaagcatataaatatgttagctcgagtttgtggccttgtttaacattttttaagctgaaaatcactaacatattgaaatcaagtgcatgggtggggactggaaaagagtgagttgccatgggaacagaattttttatagccataggtgtgtttcctgtagaactaccaagtttcaatggtctgtactgcaaattggccaaggtagctctatttatatactcaatataatatttggttgagtgtatgccgtcatcagtcatctcatttgcatattttacctattttctccggaactaatgaaacggtaaatggcgtttttgttctttcatggaattctatgtgatacactcaaaaaatcaaggggtaaaagtTTGATCATAGTatcactttaaggacggtgcctatattgattcaaaggtatttttgcgcggtttattgAATGTGCTGgcaaagcagatctcaacaagtttTATTataatccaaaaggaaaattggggataaccacgcatttttcaaagataattaatcaacaatattagcaaaaatctttaaaatacaaagcaatgtatgccgttcctttccaaattaaagcttaattatctctgaaaaatgcatggttacccccaattttctttttggataacaagagcatttgctaagttctgctttctccgcataaatttaaaccgcgaaaatatatccctgcattagaaagcactaccgatagaaatccgagtatctggagatgcgcagaacgtatgcacaataacaatagtaggcaccgtccttaattaacctgcaatggcattATTATCCTTAAAACCATAGGTATTACAAggatgtaaataaataataattagtattattGAAGCAAAGCTATGATTTCATGACCGGCACAGATTGTCACATGTTTATATTTAGGGTTTCTTCGTGACATTGTTTACAGTAACGCTAGGAATTTCCTGTGGTTAGGCAGCAACAAGTACTCTGTTATTCAGTGTGATAGGacttctttgatttcttttcaatAGCCGTTTGTATTCGTTTTAGGATTTTTAGAGTCTCGTGTAAGTAATGTAAGTTGTGTTGCGTATCTTGGTCTGTTTTGATTTGACTGATATGGGAGCAGTTTTCATAACGATAACCGGAATTCTTGCCGTTTAGTCATGCTGGTGTAAAATAAAGTTAATTTGGGGAGCCAACACTATTTCTTTAAGCTTATGCACTgcgcactgagttgggtggtactGAAGGCgctgaaactggattttcccaggagtaaTGCTGCCTGGGCCaatccgaaaagaaaaaagCCCAGGAATTCCCTGGTAACTCCTACACTGCTTactttgtttcgtttcctcagaaacgaaacgaatctattttgacttcagggtaaaccatttacacagtgaggtgtagtggccaatcaaaattttgtaattgaccattttacagttccagagttttgaagcaagcaatcgTGGACAATCTttctgtcggtgtacgttggatcagtggcttgatctgatcggcgtaattacaagttgagaaactaaatattttgagcaagagccgatacaacgtacatttgattttagtggtatTTAGTGATTTAGTGATTTAGTGATATTTCGgatggccaaaccagccttcttcagttACAATGAGAGTAAATTGGCAAATTACCCTCTATAGTAATATATTTTTAGTAAAACTTGAAGTCTCATCTTTATACACTAATATTACACATAAAGAAGGTATAAAAGCTTGTGATAATTTTTTACGCCCTGATCATCACAACACCATTCCTACTGGCACTATTTGCAACCTCATCACCATGAATAACTTAACTTTTAATCATAGCTCCTACCTTCAAATCCACGTCACAGATATGGGCAGCAAAATGGCCTCCTCTTCCTTgggtttttcgaaaaaaatgctgCAAGGAACGCCCCATTTCAACCCCATACTTGGttgagatgacattgatgaCATTTTTATGACCTGGACTGAAAGTTTTgggaaccttaaaattttcatcgattatctcaacagcattcaccctaccataaaATTCACTAGGtcacactctcccaccaatgttcctttccttgaatTTAACGTATCACTAATTAGTGAAagaaacataaatacagacctatacacgaactttacggacaaacaccaacatttactttatcatttttgtcatcctctacaccccaaaaaaagccattcctttcagcctagcactccgcttacgacgaatttgttttaccgacgaaacgttcaagattcgcatCTCTGAACTAAAGACACGCTtgtgaaacgaggttacaaatgcaactttgttactaaacaaatagacctttttcattaTGGCGGcccgataaaatattcttttcttttaatactGATAttcctttctagcctcgctgcaatgcacaaaattcaaaagaatatgttaacCAAAATTAGGCCAGTAGGttcaattaacataaatacaatagAATATCAAATCGGTTgctatttatgaaagtggtctatacaacgcgctgcagacattccccgcataCATACCCGGCAACCTAAACAGATAAACAAACCCGAACGTATACCTTTCATAACGATCTATaatcaggagtacccaacgagaAAAATTTATAAAGTGATTGGATATCGCCTCCAGTAATATTTCAACAGTcactaattgttttttggttgatTATTAACTTCTGTGGCAAAATTATTTCCGCTCCCCAAAGCCAGCTAGAGCTAgaatttaaaatacaatttcCAGCCAGGATATTTACCAAAAAGGCATTTCCCCAGCCAGGAATGTCTCTTTCTCCCCTTTTTTGCCAGCCAAAAAAATAACCAACATTTAGCCAGCCAGGAAAATAAATTGAACCATTTTATCCAGgtgatacaaaaaaaataactcaaCGAAAGCTTGGTGGTGTTTGATCCATTTTCTTTGCTTATGACTTCGGTGTACATTAACGCgggataaaaataacatttctacTCTCTTACTGGTCTGTGGAAAATATAAATCGTCTTTACTTCAATCCAAATGAGAGCAAAGTTGTGAGAtcggaaaaaataaatttagagTTGGTTTACTTGATATGAACGCAAAGACTGACACCAGGACCCACAAACAACCACGTTTCCAGGGTTCCAAACACTGGTAAGGAAATTGGATTCATCAAGAGAATGTCTGAAGAGCACATTCGCCAAACGTTTAACGCGTACTTACTCTTCTTCTGCCCCACTTCACCTCCAAAAGCTCATAATTCTGAACTTTATCTAAAATTACGCGTTCTGCTATCATTAGAAAGCAACGAAAATTTCGATGAACATTGTGCACAACTCACTATCCAGCACGGACAAAATCAAGTGACCGCAAGGCGCATTCCAGTAtccaaaacaatgatattatttAAGCCGAAATGAAATAGAACAAAAGCATTGTCTATCCAGCGCCAATCAGATACCTCGAAGCCACGCCCTCCCAGTAGCTGTAGAAACTCCACGCCAAGAACGCAAAGTCTATTAATTatgatatataaataaaatttggTGTATAGGAAATCATCTACCGAAAAAGCACGGAACGTCTATCCTTCATGATGAAGAACCATAAGTGATACAGATGGAAACAAATGCCAGAAAGACACAGGCTATCGTTCATGATGAACTAAGAACAACTATGCGGTGCTTACGGACTCAAATGCCAAGAATGTCACAGATGTCGCAGTCTTTCCTTGAAGATGAAGAATAATGCGGTGCATAAGAAATCGTGGGAAATCACAGTTTACACTTGAGTGATGAAAAACCAATATTCGGTGCAGAAGAAATCAAATAGGGAAAAGGTACAGTCTTTACTCAATAATGAAAACCAATTACGCGGTGCAGAAAAATCAAATGCCGGGAAGGCTATCATTGACGATAATGAACAGTTTTGCAATGCTGACCAAATGAAATGACAAGAGGGCACAGTCTATCCTCGACGGTGAATAACAGTTCTGCGATGCAGACGGAACCTAATTGCGAGAAGGCAGAGTCTTTCCTAGCGACCAGAAACAATTATGCGGTGCTGAAGATATAACATGTTAGGAAAGCACAGTTTACAGATAATGATGAAGAATAGTTATGCGGTGCAGCAGAAAGCAAATGCCGGGAAGTCATGATCATGGTCTACGAATCCTTGacgatgaaaaatatttcaatatgGTGTGCTGTAGATATCATTTCCCGGGAAAGCACACCATatagaaaaaagaactttacgGTCAATCGCCGGGATACCTGTCACTTTCCTTTTCTGCATACCGACTCCTCTTCATATTCAGATGAGGATCCATGTAGCCTTTGTTATGGCTTTTCATATCTAAAAATACAACCATAGATTACTACATTATTATAACTGCATAATTATTACTCGCCAACGCGGATTTACTATCTATGCAGCCAAACTCTAGGCCGTAATCGCTCAAAAGTCACAGTCGCTGCAAAGGCTTCAAAAGATAAAAGAGAACTGTTCACAGCAAttaccgcaaaagctttgctaaacctgtaaagacaaccccacacttaaatcttacataaccgaaggacaatcgctgcgaaagctttacaggataaaagacaactgttcacagcaaaagccatacctGGCAATCACcacaaaagctttgctaaacctgtaaagacaatttcagcaaaggtCCCTTttgtaagtccaactccaccacttaaatcttacataaccgggaagcaatcgctgcgaaagctttacaggataaaagacaactgttcacagcaaaagccataactggcaatcaccgcaaaagctttgctaaacctgtaaagacaatttcagcaaaagtcctttttgtaagtccaactccaccacttaaatcttacataaccgggaagcaatcgctgcgaaagctttacaggataaaagacaactgttcacagcaaaagccatacctggcaatcaccgcaaaagctttgctaaacctgtaaagacaatttcagcaaaggtCCCTTTTGTAAGttcaactccaccacttaaatcttacataaccgggaagcaatcgctgcgaaagctttacaggataaaagacaactgttcacagcaaaagccataactggcaatcaccgcaaaagctttgctaaacccgtaaagtcaatttcagcaaaagtgtTTTTTCCACTCCAACCTTGAGACCCCAGTAAAGTATTTGAATAGGGCGTTTCACAAACAgttgtaaaattaagaaaactgtcaTTACCAAATAGATAATACTGTTAAtgtccaaaaatacaaaaaacccTCTAACTTCTGCAAGGTAAAGGTAACCGTGTTGGATGGAGCTCTTCAAACAGGAAACGAGCAAGGATTCCGTACTGCAAATAAAATTCTATGATAACAGATTAATTTCTCATTATTAATGAGCTGTGTTTGAAATGTAAGTGTCTAGTAACGCTTTTCAGTTTTAAGgcataaatttaatattttttattttaattgataAACAAAATGTTCTTGAAAATTAACTTAAGGCCGTGACAGTAATTTtttataaatgaaataaaattagcaACTGCTTGTTTGAGCTGCGTCACCTTTTGAAATACATCGTTGTCTTGCTGGTTACGAACACTATCACTTGGACAGGGTGAAACCCCGGGGGAAGGGGGGCACTCCTGGGACAACTTTGACCACAAAAAGCCGAAACAAGAGTCGGGGAATACGGTCAAGACACATTGTCTTATGTTTAACGAGTgaaaaatgcaagctgttttctccagaaaaaaataagtaaatgtTGCCTTTATGACCGGAAATTCACGCATACTACCTCATGAAATGATAATTTGGTCCTACTGAATAGCGAACCCAAACGCGTTGCGCATAGTGACAGTTACCTGTCAAAATCTGTCAATCAAAGAGTCATGCA
The Montipora capricornis isolate CH-2021 chromosome 10, ASM3666992v2, whole genome shotgun sequence genome window above contains:
- the LOC138021502 gene encoding NAD-dependent protein deacetylase Sirt6-like, whose amino-acid sequence is MASNLNSKKSPSRSTIEGLFTKAQKAQRAVQEDYKNASGKKGKVPSAKDAKPELKSKEKPCKPSQAAGSKPNPAPNFNISSEFEKKEYFDSEEVLGEKIKQLAEWIRESHYCIMFTGAGVSTSTGIPDFRSGVNTVLPTGPGIWERKAKGVQLPSQKKKIQSVLQAFPSLSHMAIVKLQEEGLVKFVVSQNTDGLHRRSGLDPDFLAELHGNTNMEKCLKCGIKYMRDFRTRSSRKVHDHLTGRRCDDQQCGGPLVDSIINFNEDLPQDELDKACERARLADLCIVLGSSLRVYPAADIPGEMIKRGAKVVIVNLQKTPLSRKCAMEVHARIDSLIAGLMKRLGFEIPSFKLKRCIAIRVTSDSLTIQGLDPSTKKNPYSFIKDITLELPALGLKTVLIKEPFVAKIPSHVVPSEEVPLTANLTLALKGHYGEPEIKINHIITDMQRTVLMLQYDFAKAEWQIET